From Plasmodium yoelii strain 17X genome assembly, chromosome: 11, a single genomic window includes:
- a CDS encoding fam-b protein: MRARILKYVFFSIVICSFEYAKNELYFVNDRGIHLERNVINFRNNRILSDADNQFDLNEFYESTLSLVSQFNDYNGGNKEIEYLRNIIYSHIKKRKESNTSFNLKNVDSKTKKLINKFRKELEELTKELDNKINGELAIQPIHDKIIIKKNENSSVSEHALLNLKNADSKTKKLINMFRKELEGLTKELDNKINGELEIQPIHDERIIKKDENSSASKHEDFKQLENYKNSSVSEHKDLKQLENYKNSSVSEHKDLKQLKNDEYNEITSNSNNKKFKFIKKLKKELIKLTVSFLGCIVIILTLIPGPLYLMVLYILFF, encoded by the exons ATGAGAGCCcgtattttaaaatatgtttttttttcaattgttATTTGTTCTTTTGAATATGCCAAAAAT GAACTATACTTTGTAAACGATAGAGGGATACACCTTGAAAGGAATGTAATAAACTTTAGAAATAATAGAATATTATCAGATGCAGATAACCAATTTGatttaaatgaattttatgaATCAACTTTGAGTCTTGTAAGTCAatttaatgattataatgGTGGTAACAAAGAAATAGAATATCTtcgaaatattatatattcacaCATAAAGAAGCGTAAAGAAAGTAACACatcatttaatttaaaaaatgtagatagtaagacaaaaaaattaattaataagTTTCGAAAAGAATTAGAAGAATTAACAAAAGAgcttgataataaaataaatggcGAATTAGCAATACAGCCGATacatgataaaataataataaaaaaaaatgaaaatagttCTGTATCAGAACATGCATTacttaatttaaaaaatgcagatagtaagacaaaaaaattaattaatatgtTTCGAAAAGAATTAGAAGGATTAACAAAAGAacttgataataaaataaatggtgAATTAGAAATACAACCGATACATGATgaaagaataataaaaaaagatgaaaatagtTCTGCATCAAAACATGAAGACTTTAAACAattggaaaattataaaaatagttcTGTATCAGAACATAAAGACTTAAAACAattggaaaattataaaaatagttcTGTATCAGAACATAAAGACTTAAAACAATTGaaaaatgatgaatataatgaaattacatcaaatagtaataataaaaaattcaaatttattaaaaaattaaaaaaagaactAATCAAATTAACCGTGTCGTTTTTGGGATGTATAGTAATTATTTTGACGCTAATACCAGGGCCGTTGTACTTAATggttctatatatattatttttttga